The proteins below come from a single Lepidochelys kempii isolate rLepKem1 chromosome 20, rLepKem1.hap2, whole genome shotgun sequence genomic window:
- the COX14 gene encoding cytochrome c oxidase assembly protein COX14 isoform X3, with protein MASAKQLADFGYKAFSGSMMLLTAYGGYLCSARVYRYFQRQKALKPPDQNQLKTGVVED; from the coding sequence ATGGCCTCCGCCAAGCAGCTCGCGGACTTTGGGTATAAGGCCTTCTCCGGCTCCATGATGCTTCTGACCGCCTACGGGGGCTATCTCTGCAGCGCCAGGGTTTACCGCTACTTCCAGCGCCAGAAAGCCCTGAAGCCGCCTGACCAGAACCAGCTAAAGACAGGGGTCGTTGAGGACTGA